One Nicotiana sylvestris chromosome 12, ASM39365v2, whole genome shotgun sequence genomic window carries:
- the LOC104232699 gene encoding NAC domain-containing protein 43-like, translating into MNLSVNGQSQVPPGFRFHPTEEELLHYYLRKKIVNDKIDLDVIREVDLNKLEPWDIQEKCKIGSTPQNDWYFFSHKDKKYPTGTRTNRATAAGFWKATGRDKVIYGNCKRIGMRKTLVFYKGRAPHGLKLDWIMHEYRLDDNNTPQEAVNFCASDSAAQEEGWVVCRVFKKKNHHKVLESPQISSVVTRTLIQNQNTDGVLDQILMYMGRSCNKKHDQTRHMSNIQQFNNNENIQFDTNNMQISSPGISEGRNFLHLPELANHRQVHQDCSFDEIMSSTGTDQHYSCMNNYHEESDKKADWVALDHLVASQLNGHLQTSSNNLYFPLSHEAQLTQNDVDDDVEFLTYSQSSPLSNLLV; encoded by the exons ATGAATCTATCAGTTAATGGTCAATCACAAGTGCCTCCGGGTTTTCGTTTCCATCCAACTGAGGAAGAGCTTCTTCACTATTACTTGAGGAAGAAAATTGTTAACGACAAGATAGACCTTGACGTAATCCGTGAAGTTGATCTTAACAAGCTCGAACCATGGGACATTCAAG AGAAGTGCAAAATAGGATCGACGCCACAAAATGATTGGTACTTCTTCAGTCACAAGGACAAGAAATATCCAACCGGGACACGCACAAATCGTGCCACTGCTGCAGGGTTTTGGAAGGCTACAGGTCGGGACAAAGTAATATACGGCAATTGTAAAAGAATAGGAATGCGAAAAACCTTAGTCTTTTATAAAGGACGTGCCCCACATGGTCTGAAATTAGATTGGATCATGCATGAGTATCGTCTCGACGACAACAATACTCCCCAAGAAGCCGTCAACTTTTGT GCCTCTGATTCAGCTGCTCAGGAAGAGGGTTGGGTGGTTTGCCGTGTTTTCAAGAAGAAGAATCACCATAAGGTACTTGAAAGTCCTCAAATCTCCTCTGTCGTCACTAGGACTCTTATTCAGAATCAAAACACCGATGGCGTACTTGATCAAATACTCATGTACATGGGAAGGTCATGCAATAAAAAACATGATCAAACCAGACACATGAGCAATATCCAGCAGTTCAACAACAATGAAAACATTCAATTTGATACTAATAATATGCAAATCAGCAGTCCTGGAATTAGTGAAGGGCGCAATTTCTTACACCTTCCCGAGCTGGCGAATCATCGTCAAGTTCATCAAGATTGCAGCTTTGATGAGATCATGTCGTCAACAGGAACTGATCAACATTATTCTTGCATGAATAATTACCACGAGGAGAGCGATAAAAAAGCCGACTGGGTAGCCCTAGATCACCTGGTGGCTTCTCAACTTAATGGCCATCTCCAAACATCAAGCAACAACTTATACTTTCCTCTATCTCATGAGGCACAGCTAACACAGaatgatgttgatgatgatgttgaattTCTTACCTATTCACAATCATCACCATTAAGCAATTTGTTGGTATAA
- the LOC104232700 gene encoding protein CANDIDATE G-PROTEIN COUPLED RECEPTOR 7-like: MLRKISFLFFLFIASFYPFSLAEIRYSDLRSDDRPIIPFDEFGFTHRGRLELNVSKISLGVPNSPANLDLSKVGFFLCTRDTWMHVLEQIEDAEITCALQSDIVKVVYTFDKLRDNSSFDTLFVETDADQYSLVFANCCPQLKVTMSVRSAMYNLDSKSGNRDYLSAGKAILPRIYFLFSLVYFSLVIFWIFVLYKKRLTIHAIHFFMLAVILLKALNLLCEAEDKSYIKRTGSAHGWDVLFYIFSFLKGIMLFTLIVLIGTGWSFLKPYLQDKEKKVLMIVIPLQVVANIAQVVIDENGPYGEEWVTWKQVFLLVDVICCCAVLFPIVWSIKNLREAAKSDGKAAVNLMKLTLFRQYYVVVICYIYFTRVVVYALETITSYRYLWTSVVAGEIASLAFYLFTGYKFKPEVHNPYFVIDDEEEEAAAEALKDDEFEL; the protein is encoded by the coding sequence ATGTTGCGCaaaatttcttttctcttctttctctttaTTGCATCATTTTATCCATTTTCTCTAGCTGAAATCAGATATTCTGACCTTCGTTCAGATGATCGTCCAATTATACCATTCGATGAATTCGGATTCACACATCGTGGTAGATTAGAACTCAATGTCTCAAAAATTTCACTTGGTGTCCCAAACAGTCCTGCAAATCTTGATCTATCCAAAGTTGGTTTCTTTCTTTGTACACGTGATACGTGGATGCATGTTCTTGAACAAATTGAGGATGCCGAAATAACGTGTGCTCTCCAATCTGATATTGTTAAGGTTGTCTACACCTTTGACAAACTTCGTGACAACTCTTCTTTCGACACACTTTTTGTCGAAACAGATGCTGATCAGTACTCTCTTGTGTTTGCTAATTGCTGTCCTCAACTCAAAGTTACTATGTCCGTTCGATCAGCTATGTACAATCTCGATTCCAAATCAGGCAACCGCGATTATCTCTCTGCTGGCAAGGCGATTTTACCTAGGATTTATTTCCTGTTTTCGCTTGTTTATTTCTCCTTGGTGATCTTTTGGATTTTCGTGTTGTATAAGAAGAGACTTACCATTCACGCGATTCATTTTTTCATGCTAGCGGTGATTTTATTAAAAGCGTTGAATTTGTTATGTGAAGCAGAGGACAAATCTTATATCAAACGAACGGGTAGTGCTCATGGATGGGATGTTTTGTTCTATATTTTTAGTTTCTTGAAAGGGATAATGTTGTTTACGTTGATCGTGTTGATTGGTACGGGTTGGTCATTTCTCAAACCTTATTTACAGGACAAGGAGAAGAAGGTTTTGATGATTGTGATACCACTTCAAGTTGTAGCAAACATAGCTCAAGTTGTGATAGATGAAAATGGACCTTATGGCGAAGAATGGGTGACATGGAAACAGGTTTTCTTGCTCGTTGATGTGATCTGTTGTTGCGCGGTTCTTTTCCCTATAGTTTGGTCAATTAAGAATTTGCGCGAGGCTGCAAAATCTGATGGAAAAGCTGCAGTGAATTTGATGAAATTGACACTCTTTAGGCAATACTACGTCGTGGTTATATGTTATATTTATTTTACAAGGGTTGTGGTTTACGCGTTAGAAACAATTACATCGTATAGGTATCTTTGGACTAGTGTAGTGGCAGGGGAAATTGCATCTCTGGCTTTTTATCTGTTCACTGGATATAAATTCAAGCCTGAGGTACACAATCCATACTTTGTTATTGATGACGAAGAGGAAGAGGCCGCGGCTGAGGCATTAAAGGACGACGAGTTTGAATTGTGA